In the Bacteroides sp. genome, one interval contains:
- a CDS encoding bile acid:sodium symporter, which yields MNKLIKIINHRDFVLTLALIVGLLMGERSQFLAEISVYTLALVMVFATTGFSFRNWWPLRNALQPIGWSTLLNYGVFGMAMIGLGWVFFREEPYIQYYFGIVLLAAAPPGPSVIPFATMLKGDDNFSVTGVFGLHLVAMLLTPFMLFLFLGDAMINPTSILKIMVQLIVIPLVISRFLRHPKVLPFANQVRDTIIKWGFFLVIVPIMGMSASVFFSKPGPVLIMAGIFLFTMYVMGFAYHVMMDKLGFKRPFLISSTLMMVTKSSAFSAVVAFTFFRNEPRVALPSAIVSVFVTLFIIFYSLFLEFYERGRKTSD from the coding sequence TTTGTCCTGACCCTTGCGCTGATCGTGGGGCTTTTGATGGGTGAACGCTCCCAATTCCTGGCCGAGATCTCAGTATATACCCTTGCCTTGGTGATGGTGTTTGCCACCACTGGATTTTCTTTCAGGAACTGGTGGCCCCTGCGCAATGCCCTTCAACCCATTGGCTGGTCAACATTGCTCAATTACGGGGTGTTTGGAATGGCCATGATTGGTTTGGGCTGGGTGTTTTTCCGTGAGGAACCCTATATTCAATATTATTTTGGCATTGTGTTGCTTGCTGCTGCCCCGCCCGGGCCTTCCGTTATCCCCTTTGCGACTATGCTTAAAGGCGATGACAATTTTTCAGTGACGGGTGTTTTTGGTTTGCATCTGGTGGCTATGTTGTTAACCCCATTTATGCTCTTCCTTTTTCTTGGCGATGCCATGATCAACCCCACATCCATCCTGAAGATCATGGTTCAGTTAATTGTCATCCCCCTGGTCATCAGCCGTTTTCTACGCCATCCAAAAGTGCTGCCTTTTGCGAATCAGGTACGTGATACCATTATTAAATGGGGGTTCTTTCTCGTCATTGTGCCCATTATGGGGATGAGTGCCAGCGTGTTTTTTTCAAAACCAGGCCCGGTTCTGATCATGGCGGGCATTTTTCTTTTCACCATGTATGTGATGGGATTTGCCTATCATGTAATGATGGATAAATTGGGATTCAAAAGACCTTTCCTGATTAGCAGCACTCTGATGATGGTAACCAAGAGCAGCGCCTTTTCGGCAGTGGTCGCCTTTACTTTCTTCCGCAACGAACCCCGGGTAGCTTTGCCTTCGGCCATCGTTAGCGTCTTTGTGACCCTGTTTATTATCTTTTATTCCTTGTTCCTGGAATTTTATGAAAGGGGTCGTAAAACCTCTGATTGA